Below is a genomic region from Nitratidesulfovibrio sp..
ACGAATGGCTGGACACCAACCAGGTGGTGGAAAGCCACTACATCGAGCGGGTCATCACCCGCATCCGCGAGATACTGGAGAAGAACGAGATCAAGGGCGAGGTGCGCGGGCGCATCAAGCACAAGTACAGCATCTACAAGAAGATGGTGCAGCAGGACCTGACGCTGGACGACATGCACGACATCATCGCCTTTCGGGTGATCGTGGACGACCTGCGCGACTGCTATGCCGTGCTCGGCCTGATGCACGCCCAGTGGAAGCCGGTGCACGGGCGGTTCAAGGACTACATCTCCATGCCCAAGGCCAACGGGTACCGCAGCCTGCACACCACGGTCATCGGGCCGGAAGGCGAGCGCATGGAAATCCAGATCCGCACCGAGGAAATGCACCGCCTGGCGGAACACGGCGTGGCCTCGCACTGGCTGTACAAGGAAGGCGGCCGGGTGAACCCGCGCGACCTCGAGCAGTTCACCTGGCTGCACGAGATCCTGGACCGCCAGAAGCTGGAGACGGATTCCAAGGAGTTCATGCAGTCGCTGCGCCTCGACCTGTTCAAGGACGAGGTGTACGTGTTCACCCCGCGCGGCGACGTGAAGGAACTGCCGGAAGGGGCAACCCCCATAGATTTCGCCTACCTGATCCATACCGAGGTGGGCAACCACTGTGCCGGCGCCAAGGTCAACGGCAAGCTGGTGCCGCTGGGCACCGCCCTGAAGAGCGGCGACACCATAGAGGTCATCACCGACAATGGTCGGCGGCCCAGCCGCGACTGGCTGAAGTTCGTCAAGACGGCCAAGGCCCGCAGCCGCATCCAGCACTACATCCGCACCGAGGAGCGCGAACGGTCCATCGCGCTGGGGCGCGAGATGCTGGAAAAGGAAGGGCGGCGCATGGGCATCAACATCATGAAGGCCCTGCGCGACGGCGACCTGCTGCCCATTATCAAGGAACTTTCGCTGGGCAGCGTGGAGGACCTGCTGTCCAACGTGGGCTATGCCCGCTACACCCCCAAGAAGGTGCTGAAGCGCCTGTTGCCCAAGGACGAGGAAGCCGCGGCGGAAGAAGCCGCCAAGGCAGCCGAGGCCAGCGCCGCCAGCGCCGCCACGCGCGAGGCCAACCGCCGGGCGGACAGCGTGAGCATCAAGGGGGTGGACGACATCCTGGTGCGCTTTGCCCGCTGCTGCAACCCGCTGCCGGGCGATCCCATCATCGGCTTCATCAGCCGGGGGCGCGGGGTGACGGTACACACCTCGGACTGTGCCAACGTGCAGACCATGGAGCCGGAACGGCTCATCTCGGTGTTCTGGGACGGGCAGGAGGACAAGCCCTATCCGGCGCGCATCCACTTAGTGTGCCGTAACGAAAAGGGTGTGCTGGCCCAGATTACCGCACTGCTGGCCGAAGAGAACGTCAACATTGATTCCGGCAACATGCGTTCCATGGTGGACGGCAAGTCGGAAGTGGACTTTACCGTGGAGGTGCGCGACGTGGCGCACCTGTACCGGGCGCTGGACAAGCTGCGCAAGCTGCCCGAGGTGGTGGAGGTGCTGCGTTCCACCTCGACCATGGAATAGAAACGGGGCGGGCACGGAAGGCATGGTTCCGTGCGTTCCACGCCGGGCTTTTCGCACCGCGTGCGACAAAAGAGGGGCCTCCTTGCGGAGGCCCCTTTTGCTGGCGCTTGTGAGTGGAGAGGCTGGCCGTTTCCCTTGGGTGTGTATGCCCGCGGCCCCGGCATGGTCAGGAAGTCTCGTCGGGATTGACGGGGTCCTTGTCTTTCCCCTGCATCGGGCGTGCTGCAAACCGTCCTTTTCCCCGCTGGCTGCGTCAGGCTTCACCGTCCATTTCGGTCGAATACGGAAAGAGTATACTCCCTCATGCCCGGTTCGCTTTCCTTGCCAGCGGATGAAAAATCCTGGTTTGCCGTCCCGCCCTCCTATTACGTGCCCAACAGGTTCAACGCGAGACGGGGCAGCGAGTTGGCCTGCGAAAGCATGGCCACGGCCGACTGGGACAGAATCTGCTGGCGCACAAATTCCGTCATTTCCATCGACACGTCCACGTCCGATATGCGCGACTCGGCGGCCTGAAGGTTTTCGGCCTGGATCTGCAGGTTGCTGATGGTGTTTTCCAGACGGTTCTGGAGGGCGCCGAGCGAGGCGCGGATCTTGTCCTTGGAGATGATGGCGTTGGTCAGGCCCTCCAGGGCGGCCTGCGCCGCCGACTGGGTGGAGATGGACTTGCCCTTGCCGTCGGCGGCCTGGGCACCCACACCAAGGGCGGACGCGGTCGCGTTGCCGATCTTGATGTAGTAGTAGTCTTCCGCGCAGTCGTTGGCCGAGCCGAAGTGCACCTTGAGCTTGCCGGAGGCTTCGATGCCCGAGCCGTCGTGGGCGCCCGAAAGGTGCCCGTTCAGCAGGTGCACACCGTTGAAGTCGGTGGAGTTGGCGATTCGGGTGATTTCCGAGGCCATGGCCTGGTATTCCGAATCGATGATCAGGCGCTGGTCCGAGGTGTAGGTGCCGGTGGCAGCCTGTTCGGCCAGTTCCTTCATGCGGATCAGCTTTTCGTCGATGACGCCCAGGGCGCCGTCGGCGGTCTGGATCAGCGAGATGGCGTCGTTGGCGTTGCGCGCGCCCTGGTTGAGCGACGCGATGTCGGCACGCATCAATTCGCGGATGGCGAGACCGGCGGCGTCGTCGGCAGCCGTGCCCACGCGCAGGCCCGAAGAGAGCCGACGCACGGAGGTGGCGAGCTTGCCGTACGACAGGCTCAGGTTGTTTGTGGCGTTCATCGCCATCAAGTTGTGATTGATAACCAGTGACATGACCATTCCTCCTTGAATGTGTCGTCACGACTTCCATTGCCAACTAGGGGGACGCGGCCTTGCGCCTGTGGCGCGGAAATCACCTCCGGATGGCCGTAGATTCTCCCCTCCCCACTCGCATGTCGTATCGGCGGCTATAAAAACCCCTTTAGGGCTGGGCGGTAACTTTTTTTGTTTTATCCTGTGGTTTTTGCGTATCATGCTGTGATTGCACATATTATTTGCCGCGTTATTTTCTGAAAAAAGGGGGTGCCAGCGTGCGGGAAAGGTTGTAGGCCGCTCCCCTCGCTTCCCCAGAAGCCACGGGCGCGGCGCGCAGGCATGGGCGTAGCATCCTGCGCCGGGGCAGGGGGGGCGCGCGCTTACCGGCATGCCCTGGCAGATGCAGGAAGGCCCGCACGGCGGATGCCGAACGGGCCGGGTACGGACGGGCAGGCAGGGGAATACGGACGATGTGGCTGCTGGCGGGAGCCGGGTGCGCTATTTCAGGAATTCGGCCAGGGCGCCGTTGCGTTCCTTGAGCAGGCGCAGCATCTGTTCCTGCTGGCGCAGGCGGCGCACGGCCCGCAGCGACAGCCACGTGCCCAGCACCAGCAGGGCCAGGTTCAGTCCGCCCACGGGCAGCAGGAAGTGCAGCACATCTGCGGTGTCGTAGTAGCGCGAGGTGGCGATGAGAAAGGTGGTCAGCGACATGGGCAGGGCCACGATGGCGATGCCGGTGCGCAACGCGGCCAGCGACGTGCGCTTTTCCGCCAGGATAAGTTGCGCCTCGTTGATGATGATGGGCGCGGGGGGCGGCGGGCAGGCAGGCTCGTCATGCCCTGCGGGCGGGGCCGGGGCAACGGCCTGAAAGTCCATGGGGGCGGGCTGTCTGGTCGGGGTGGCGGGCTGGCCTGCGGCAGGGATGGGCGCTGCGGCGTGTTCGCCGCTACGTCCGGATTGTTCGGATTGGGCGGGGTGTGCGGGCTTGGTCATGGTGCGTCCGGCGGGTGCAGGCGTGGCGTGTGAAAGGGTGCTTGTCCGGTGGTGTGGGCGCGGTCAGGAGCGGGAAGTCTTGCCCACGCTTACGTCATACTGGCCGCGTGAGCGCACGACGCAGCCCGGCGCGAGCGCGAGGGCCAGCGCCAACGCGCAGACCAGCACCAACCGGAACCGGCGCGCAGGCCCTTCGGACGCCCCGGCCCCGTGGCGCGGGCCGCAAGCCGAACCACGGGCTGTGCCCGAGGCCATGCCGGACGCCGCTCTGGGCGCGGGGTCTGCCGAACAGGCGGATGCGGGCAGGGTAGCCATGCAAAACCTCTGGTCGTTGCGG
It encodes:
- a CDS encoding bifunctional (p)ppGpp synthetase/guanosine-3',5'-bis(diphosphate) 3'-pyrophosphohydrolase yields the protein MIRIQDVLDKVASVNKNADLALIQKAYVYAAAAHAGQTRLSGEPYLSHPLAVAYTLAEMRFDEAAIAAGLLHDTVEDTTVNIEDIDTLFGEEVADVVDGVTKISQMTFESKEEAQAENIRKMILAMAHDIRVLIVKLADRLHNMRTLGFQKSHKQKLIAQETMDIYAPLANRLGLHRIKLELEDLSFRYLKPDVYAQIDEWLDTNQVVESHYIERVITRIREILEKNEIKGEVRGRIKHKYSIYKKMVQQDLTLDDMHDIIAFRVIVDDLRDCYAVLGLMHAQWKPVHGRFKDYISMPKANGYRSLHTTVIGPEGERMEIQIRTEEMHRLAEHGVASHWLYKEGGRVNPRDLEQFTWLHEILDRQKLETDSKEFMQSLRLDLFKDEVYVFTPRGDVKELPEGATPIDFAYLIHTEVGNHCAGAKVNGKLVPLGTALKSGDTIEVITDNGRRPSRDWLKFVKTAKARSRIQHYIRTEERERSIALGREMLEKEGRRMGINIMKALRDGDLLPIIKELSLGSVEDLLSNVGYARYTPKKVLKRLLPKDEEAAAEEAAKAAEASAASAATREANRRADSVSIKGVDDILVRFARCCNPLPGDPIIGFISRGRGVTVHTSDCANVQTMEPERLISVFWDGQEDKPYPARIHLVCRNEKGVLAQITALLAEENVNIDSGNMRSMVDGKSEVDFTVEVRDVAHLYRALDKLRKLPEVVEVLRSTSTME
- a CDS encoding flagellin, whose translation is MSLVINHNLMAMNATNNLSLSYGKLATSVRRLSSGLRVGTAADDAAGLAIRELMRADIASLNQGARNANDAISLIQTADGALGVIDEKLIRMKELAEQAATGTYTSDQRLIIDSEYQAMASEITRIANSTDFNGVHLLNGHLSGAHDGSGIEASGKLKVHFGSANDCAEDYYYIKIGNATASALGVGAQAADGKGKSISTQSAAQAALEGLTNAIISKDKIRASLGALQNRLENTISNLQIQAENLQAAESRISDVDVSMEMTEFVRQQILSQSAVAMLSQANSLPRLALNLLGT